In Deltaproteobacteria bacterium, one genomic interval encodes:
- a CDS encoding 4Fe-4S binding protein, translating into MVSWKELELGCTIVEPGSSSKLKTGDWRSQRPVTDYEKCVKCGMCYIFCPDMVYKPNKMGFFQADYYYCKGCGICARECPAEAITMVEEKV; encoded by the coding sequence ATGGTGAGCTGGAAAGAGCTGGAGCTCGGGTGCACGATTGTGGAACCAGGAAGCTCCAGCAAGTTGAAGACTGGAGATTGGCGGTCGCAGCGGCCGGTTACTGACTATGAGAAATGTGTAAAGTGCGGCATGTGCTATATTTTTTGTCCTGATATGGTGTACAAACCAAATAAGATGGGATTTTTTCAAGCTGACTACTATTATTGCAAAGGATGTGGGATTTGTGCCAGGGAGTGTCCAGCTGAGGCTATAACTATGGTGGAGGAGAAAGTCTAG
- a CDS encoding pyruvate synthase subunit beta — MSSATEQLKKFKTFSPKKLPLEEPLAPGHRACQGCGEVLALRQVMKALGNEVIVVSATGCMEIISSAYPQSAWRVPWLHVAFENAAAVASGVESAYKVMVRKGKIPKKKVTFLAIAGDGGTADIGLQSLSGALERGHDFIYVCLDNEAYMNTGIQRSSSTPYGAMTTTSPPGKKSIGQHTWKKNMAAIAAAHDIPYVATASPAYYVDLMNKVKKASLIEGPAYLHIFSPCPTGWRCAPHDSIQTARLVVQTRIFPLYEVIEGRWKLSRKISKPKPVSKYLKLQQRFRHLTEKDIAFIQARVDKEYEELLARCGLQEGKEVPGKIGT; from the coding sequence ATGAGCAGTGCAACCGAACAGCTGAAAAAATTCAAGACGTTCAGCCCCAAGAAGCTGCCCCTCGAGGAACCACTGGCGCCTGGACACCGTGCCTGCCAGGGGTGCGGTGAGGTTCTGGCCCTGCGCCAGGTGATGAAAGCACTGGGAAATGAAGTGATCGTGGTGAGTGCCACAGGTTGCATGGAGATCATTTCCTCTGCCTATCCACAGAGCGCCTGGCGAGTGCCCTGGCTGCACGTGGCCTTTGAAAATGCAGCAGCAGTGGCCAGCGGTGTGGAGTCGGCCTATAAAGTAATGGTGCGCAAGGGCAAGATTCCCAAAAAGAAGGTTACTTTTCTGGCCATAGCCGGAGACGGCGGCACTGCAGATATCGGTCTCCAGTCTCTATCCGGAGCGCTGGAGCGCGGCCATGACTTCATCTACGTGTGCCTTGACAACGAGGCTTACATGAATACCGGTATCCAGCGTTCCAGCTCTACCCCATATGGGGCAATGACCACCACCTCGCCGCCCGGCAAGAAAAGCATTGGCCAACACACCTGGAAGAAGAACATGGCTGCCATTGCCGCAGCCCATGACATACCGTACGTGGCCACAGCTTCACCAGCATACTATGTAGATCTCATGAACAAAGTGAAGAAGGCGTCCCTCATCGAGGGACCCGCATACCTGCACATATTTTCTCCCTGTCCCACTGGCTGGCGCTGCGCCCCTCACGACTCCATTCAGACGGCGCGCCTGGTGGTGCAGACGCGAATTTTCCCACTTTATGAGGTGATTGAAGGCCGCTGGAAACTGTCGCGCAAAATCTCGAAGCCAAAGCCGGTGAGCAAATACCTGAAGCTGCAGCAGCGCTTCCGGCACCTGACGGAAAAGGACATAGCCTTCATTCAGGCCAGGGTGGACAAGGAGTATGAAGAATTGCTCGCCAGGTGCGGCCTGCAGGAAGGAAAGGAAGTACCCGGCAAAATTGGCACTTGA
- a CDS encoding YbaB/EbfC family nucleoid-associated protein, with the protein MAKGFGDMMRQAKLLQDKIAKMQEELGERVVESSVGGGMVIARANGRQELLSISLEPEVVDPDDIDMLQDLIVAAVNDVMKKAQEMVAEEMSKLTGGLKIPGGLKIPGLF; encoded by the coding sequence ATGGCGAAAGGTTTTGGAGATATGATGCGGCAGGCCAAGCTTCTGCAGGACAAGATTGCCAAGATGCAGGAAGAGCTCGGAGAAAGGGTTGTCGAGAGTTCTGTGGGCGGCGGCATGGTCATTGCCAGGGCAAACGGCCGTCAAGAACTGCTATCCATCTCCCTGGAACCTGAGGTGGTGGACCCTGATGACATCGATATGCTGCAGGACCTCATTGTGGCAGCGGTGAATGATGTAATGAAAAAGGCCCAGGAAATGGTTGCCGAGGAAATGAGCAAACTCACCGGGGGTTTGAAGATTCCCGGTGGTCTAAAGATTCCCGGGTTGTTCTAG
- a CDS encoding 2-oxoacid:acceptor oxidoreductase family protein: MIEIRFHGRGGQGAVTSAELTALAAIEHGKHAQAFPSFGPERRGAPVMAFVRVSDETIRSREKIYEPDIVVVLDPSLLTIVDVAAGLKQEGIVVLNTTKSAAEIREASGITARLALVDATRIAVESMGIPITNTTMLGAMLKATGLMPVEALEGPLKERFGRIAAKNLVALQRAFEETVVEE, from the coding sequence ATGATCGAGATACGTTTCCATGGACGGGGTGGACAAGGCGCAGTGACCTCGGCTGAACTGACTGCTCTGGCAGCCATCGAGCATGGCAAGCATGCCCAGGCTTTTCCGAGTTTCGGTCCTGAACGTAGAGGCGCACCAGTAATGGCATTTGTTCGGGTCAGCGATGAGACGATCCGCAGTCGGGAGAAAATTTATGAACCTGATATAGTGGTGGTTCTGGACCCTAGCCTGCTCACCATCGTAGACGTGGCCGCTGGTCTGAAGCAAGAAGGCATAGTGGTGCTGAACACCACAAAAAGTGCCGCAGAAATCAGGGAAGCATCGGGGATAACAGCAAGGCTGGCGTTGGTGGATGCTACCCGTATAGCGGTGGAGAGTATGGGAATTCCCATCACCAATACCACCATGCTTGGCGCCATGTTGAAGGCCACGGGATTGATGCCTGTGGAGGCCCTGGAAGGGCCGCTCAAGGAGCGCTTCGGCCGCATTGCGGCAAAAAATCTTGTGGCCCTTCAGCGGGCATTCGAAGAAACAGTTGTCGAGGAGTGA
- the porA gene encoding pyruvate ferredoxin oxidoreductase — MAKRIGIEVSLAVSEAVKLADVDVIAAYPITPQTHIVEHLSELVADGELDAEFIPVESEHSAMSTCCGSAAAGARTFTATSSQGLALMLEICYIAPALRLPIVMAVANRSLSAPISIWNDHSDLMASRDTGWIQTVAENGQEAFDLILHAFRVAEDHRVLLPVIVNMDGFTLTHVIEPIEILSQEEVARYLPPYSARMRLDTAKPVTMGPVGVPEVYTEAKKAQDEALKAARPVILEAWEEFGKHFGRYYKPVETYCTEGAETLLITMGSIGETAMSAVDAMRSQGKKVGLVRLRLWRPFPFTEFLEAVKGVKYLAVVDRALGLNGAGGPLATEIKAALYDEEERPYIWNYVAGLAGRDVTVENFVEMADGVEAAAADNLKSDYTIINVRE; from the coding sequence ATGGCAAAACGAATCGGCATAGAGGTGTCGCTGGCAGTCAGTGAAGCGGTGAAGCTGGCGGATGTAGATGTGATTGCCGCCTATCCCATTACGCCCCAGACTCATATTGTCGAACATCTCTCTGAGCTAGTGGCTGACGGTGAGCTGGACGCAGAGTTCATACCAGTTGAATCCGAACACTCAGCCATGAGCACCTGCTGCGGTTCGGCGGCTGCCGGGGCCCGCACCTTTACGGCCACCAGCTCCCAGGGGCTGGCGCTCATGCTGGAGATTTGTTACATCGCCCCGGCCCTGCGACTGCCCATTGTCATGGCAGTGGCAAACCGGTCGCTCTCGGCACCAATAAGTATCTGGAATGACCACAGTGATCTGATGGCCAGTAGAGACACCGGCTGGATTCAAACCGTGGCTGAAAACGGTCAGGAGGCTTTTGATCTCATCCTGCACGCCTTTCGGGTTGCGGAAGATCATCGGGTCTTGTTGCCGGTCATCGTTAATATGGACGGCTTTACTCTGACTCATGTGATCGAACCCATCGAGATCCTTAGCCAGGAAGAAGTTGCCCGCTACTTGCCCCCATACAGCGCCAGGATGCGACTGGATACCGCCAAACCGGTGACCATGGGACCAGTTGGTGTGCCGGAAGTCTACACCGAGGCCAAAAAGGCTCAGGACGAAGCACTCAAGGCTGCCAGGCCGGTGATACTGGAAGCCTGGGAAGAATTCGGCAAGCATTTTGGCCGCTACTACAAGCCAGTTGAAACTTATTGCACGGAAGGGGCTGAGACACTGTTGATTACCATGGGAAGCATCGGCGAGACTGCCATGAGTGCAGTGGATGCCATGCGCAGTCAGGGGAAAAAGGTGGGTCTGGTGCGCTTGCGCCTGTGGCGCCCCTTTCCTTTTACGGAATTCCTGGAGGCGGTCAAGGGAGTGAAATACCTGGCAGTGGTGGACCGGGCCCTGGGTCTCAACGGTGCGGGAGGTCCTCTGGCCACGGAAATAAAGGCAGCTCTTTACGACGAGGAAGAACGTCCCTATATCTGGAACTATGTGGCTGGACTCGCGGGCCGTGATGTGACAGTGGAAAATTTCGTTGAGATGGCTGATGGAGTGGAGGCTGCTGCCGCAGACAATCTAAAGTCCGACTATACCATCATCAATGTGAGGGAGTGA
- the recR gene encoding recombination protein RecR gives MVAYPPALRRLITHLAKLPGIGEKTATRLALYLFRAPGELAQELAASIVEVKKEIGFCSRCFNLADEDPCLICRDANRDTGILCVVEEVGDLLALETAGVFKGRYHVLQGVLAPLDGVGPEDLRIKELLERLGRERVEEVILALNPSTEGEATAAYLAKLLADRGIRVSRIAQGIPMGGDLKYSDAVTLQRALEGRRQTY, from the coding sequence ATGGTAGCTTACCCACCAGCTCTGAGACGCCTCATCACTCATCTGGCAAAACTGCCTGGAATAGGTGAAAAAACAGCCACTCGCCTGGCCCTTTATTTGTTTCGGGCGCCGGGAGAGCTGGCACAGGAGCTGGCAGCAAGCATAGTGGAGGTGAAGAAAGAAATTGGCTTCTGTTCCCGCTGCTTCAACCTGGCAGACGAGGATCCTTGCCTCATTTGCCGAGACGCCAACCGGGATACCGGGATTCTCTGTGTGGTAGAAGAGGTGGGCGATCTTCTGGCACTGGAAACAGCGGGTGTATTCAAGGGCCGCTATCATGTGCTTCAGGGGGTGTTGGCGCCTCTTGATGGTGTGGGGCCCGAAGACTTGCGAATCAAGGAGCTTCTGGAACGGCTGGGCAGGGAAAGGGTCGAGGAGGTAATTCTGGCGCTCAATCCCAGCACCGAAGGTGAGGCCACCGCAGCCTATCTGGCCAAACTTCTTGCAGACAGAGGTATACGAGTGAGCCGCATCGCTCAGGGCATCCCTATGGGCGGCGATCTCAAGTACAGCGACGCCGTCACTTTACAAAGGGCCCTGGAGGGGAGGCGGCAGACCTACTAG